The Pseudomonas azadiae genome contains a region encoding:
- the rbfA gene encoding 30S ribosome-binding factor RbfA, protein MAKEYSRTQRIGDQMQRELAQLIRREVKDPRVGLVTITAVEVSRDVGHAKIFITVMGQDSSEEIAQSIKVLNAAAGFLRMQLAREMKLRSVPQLHFHYDESVVRGAHLSALIERAVAEDSQHPSTPEDAKE, encoded by the coding sequence ATGGCAAAAGAATACAGCCGTACCCAGCGTATCGGCGATCAGATGCAGCGCGAGCTGGCCCAACTGATCCGTCGCGAAGTCAAGGATCCACGTGTTGGCCTGGTCACCATCACTGCAGTTGAAGTGAGTCGTGACGTAGGTCACGCCAAGATCTTCATCACCGTGATGGGGCAGGACAGCAGCGAAGAAATCGCGCAAAGCATCAAGGTGCTCAATGCTGCCGCGGGTTTCCTGCGCATGCAGTTGGCTCGTGAAATGAAGCTGCGCAGCGTGCCCCAGTTGCATTTCCACTACGACGAAAGCGTCGTACGCGGTGCGCACCTGTCGGCTTTGATCGAGCGCGCGGTGGCTGAAGACAGCCAGCACCCGTCCACACCTGAAGACGCCAAGGAGTAA
- a CDS encoding BON domain-containing protein: MKKFALATATALTLAMGANVAFAQTSQAPMTLAAGEMTKAKESTSDTWITTKVKADLLTEKGIPGSDIKVETNKGVVSLSSEVAISDSQKATAVAITKKIKGVTAVSADGLLAGGATKADGIDKTKGAAHNAGEATSDTWITTKVKADLVTEKGIPGTDIKVETNKGVVSLSSSTAVTEAQKETAVAITKKIKGVKAVSADGLKAE, from the coding sequence ATGAAGAAGTTCGCTCTCGCTACTGCTACCGCTCTGACTCTGGCCATGGGTGCTAACGTAGCCTTTGCTCAGACTTCCCAAGCCCCGATGACCTTGGCGGCCGGTGAAATGACCAAAGCCAAAGAGTCTACCTCGGACACTTGGATCACCACTAAAGTCAAAGCTGACCTGCTGACTGAAAAAGGCATCCCTGGTTCGGATATCAAGGTCGAGACCAACAAAGGTGTGGTTTCCCTGTCTTCCGAAGTCGCTATCTCGGACTCGCAGAAAGCGACCGCTGTAGCCATCACCAAGAAAATCAAAGGCGTGACTGCTGTTTCGGCAGACGGCCTGCTGGCTGGCGGCGCTACCAAGGCTGACGGTATCGATAAAACCAAAGGCGCAGCCCACAACGCTGGCGAGGCGACTAGCGATACTTGGATCACCACCAAAGTGAAGGCTGACCTGGTTACCGAGAAAGGCATTCCTGGCACCGATATCAAAGTCGAAACCAACAAAGGTGTTGTTTCCCTGTCGTCCTCTACTGCCGTAACTGAAGCGCAGAAAGAAACCGCAGTAGCGATCACCAAGAAGATCAAAGGCGTTAAAGCTGTATCGGCCGATGGCCTGAAAGCAGAGTAA
- the rpsO gene encoding 30S ribosomal protein S15: MALDVQEKAQIVADYQQAVGDTGSPEVQVALLTHNINKLQGHFKANGKDHHSRRGLIRMVNQRRKLLDYLKGKDLGRYQALIGRLGLRR; this comes from the coding sequence ATGGCTCTCGACGTTCAAGAAAAAGCACAAATCGTAGCTGACTATCAGCAAGCTGTTGGTGACACTGGTTCGCCAGAAGTGCAAGTTGCACTGCTGACCCACAACATCAACAAGCTGCAGGGTCACTTCAAGGCCAACGGTAAAGATCACCACTCCCGTCGTGGTCTGATCCGCATGGTAAACCAGCGCCGTAAGCTGCTGGACTACCTGAAAGGCAAGGATCTGGGTCGTTATCAGGCTCTGATCGGTCGCCTGGGTCTGCGTCGCTAA
- the pnp gene encoding polyribonucleotide nucleotidyltransferase, which yields MNPVIKKFQFGQSTVTLETGRIARQASGAVLVTVDDDVTVLVTVVGAKTADPSKGFFPLSVHYQEKTYAAGKIPGGFFKREGRPSEKETLTSRLIDRPIRPLFPEGFMNEVQVVCTVVSTSKKTDPDIAAMIGTSAALAISGIPFDGPIGAARVAFHESTGYLLNPTYEQQKASSLDMVVAGTSEAVLMVESEAKELTEDQMLGAVLFAHDEFQVVINAVKELAAEAAKPTWTWAPQPEATELLAAIRAEFGDAISQAYAITVKADRYARLGELKDQVVAKLSGEEGQPSSSEVKAAFGEIEYRTVRENIVNGKPRIDGRDTRTVRPLNIEVGVLPKTHGSALFTRGETQALVVATLGTARDAQLLDTLEGEKKDPFMLHYNFPPFSVGECGRMGGAGRREIGHGRLARRSIAAMLPAADVFPYTIRVVSEITESNGSSSMASVCGASLALMDAGVPMKAPVAGIAMGLVKEGEKFAILTDILGDEDHLGDMDFKVAGTAKGVTALQMDIKIKGITEEIMEIALGQALEARLNILGQMNQIIGQSRTELSENAPTMIAMKIDTDKIRDVIGKGGATIRAICEETKASIDIEDDGSIKIFGETKEAAEAARQRVLGITAEAEIGKIYIGKVERIVDFGAFVNILPGKDGLVHISMLSDARVEKVTDILKEGQEVEVLVLDVDNRGRIKLSIKDVAAAKASGV from the coding sequence GTGAACCCGGTTATCAAAAAATTCCAGTTCGGTCAGTCGACCGTTACCCTCGAGACAGGCCGTATCGCCCGTCAAGCCTCCGGCGCAGTGCTGGTTACCGTTGACGACGACGTTACCGTACTGGTGACCGTTGTTGGCGCCAAGACCGCTGACCCGAGCAAAGGCTTTTTCCCTCTGTCCGTTCACTACCAGGAAAAGACTTACGCTGCTGGTAAGATCCCTGGCGGTTTCTTCAAACGTGAAGGCCGTCCTTCCGAGAAAGAAACCCTGACTTCCCGACTGATCGACCGTCCGATCCGTCCGCTGTTCCCAGAAGGCTTCATGAACGAAGTGCAGGTTGTCTGCACCGTCGTTTCCACCAGCAAGAAGACCGATCCGGACATCGCTGCGATGATCGGTACTTCGGCCGCCCTGGCTATTTCCGGTATTCCTTTCGATGGCCCGATCGGCGCTGCCCGCGTTGCGTTCCACGAAAGCACCGGCTACCTGCTGAACCCGACTTACGAGCAACAGAAAGCATCGAGCCTGGACATGGTCGTTGCCGGTACCTCGGAAGCCGTGTTGATGGTTGAATCGGAAGCCAAAGAGCTGACCGAAGACCAGATGCTGGGCGCCGTACTGTTCGCCCACGACGAGTTCCAGGTGGTGATCAACGCCGTCAAGGAACTGGCCGCTGAAGCTGCCAAGCCAACCTGGACCTGGGCTCCACAGCCTGAAGCCACCGAGTTGCTGGCCGCTATCCGTGCCGAGTTCGGCGACGCGATCTCCCAGGCCTACGCCATCACCGTCAAGGCCGACCGTTACGCTCGCCTGGGCGAGCTGAAGGACCAGGTCGTCGCCAAGCTGTCCGGTGAAGAAGGCCAGCCTTCTTCCAGCGAAGTCAAAGCGGCTTTCGGCGAAATCGAATACCGCACCGTTCGCGAGAACATCGTTAACGGCAAGCCACGTATCGACGGTCGCGACACGCGCACCGTGCGTCCGTTGAACATCGAAGTCGGCGTCCTGCCGAAGACTCACGGTTCGGCACTGTTCACCCGTGGTGAAACTCAGGCACTGGTCGTCGCGACCCTGGGCACCGCCCGTGACGCACAACTGCTGGACACCCTGGAAGGCGAGAAAAAAGACCCGTTCATGCTGCACTACAACTTCCCTCCGTTCTCGGTGGGCGAGTGTGGTCGCATGGGTGGCGCCGGTCGCCGCGAAATCGGTCACGGCCGTCTGGCCCGTCGTTCGATCGCCGCGATGCTGCCGGCTGCCGACGTGTTCCCATACACCATTCGCGTCGTGTCGGAAATCACCGAATCCAACGGTTCCAGCTCCATGGCTTCGGTCTGCGGCGCTTCCCTGGCACTGATGGACGCCGGTGTGCCGATGAAGGCACCGGTTGCCGGTATCGCCATGGGCCTGGTTAAAGAAGGCGAGAAATTCGCCATCCTGACCGACATCCTGGGCGACGAAGATCACTTGGGCGACATGGACTTCAAGGTAGCCGGTACCGCCAAAGGTGTGACCGCGCTGCAGATGGACATCAAGATCAAGGGCATCACCGAAGAGATCATGGAAATCGCCCTGGGCCAAGCCCTGGAAGCGCGCCTGAACATCCTCGGCCAGATGAACCAGATCATTGGTCAGTCGCGTACCGAGCTGTCGGAAAATGCTCCGACCATGATCGCGATGAAAATCGACACCGACAAAATCCGTGATGTCATCGGTAAAGGCGGCGCGACCATCCGTGCGATCTGCGAAGAGACCAAGGCTTCGATCGACATCGAAGACGACGGCTCGATCAAGATCTTCGGCGAAACCAAGGAAGCTGCAGAGGCCGCGCGTCAGCGCGTTCTGGGTATCACCGCTGAAGCCGAGATCGGCAAGATCTACATCGGCAAGGTTGAGCGCATCGTCGACTTCGGCGCATTCGTGAACATCCTGCCGGGCAAAGACGGTCTGGTTCACATCTCCATGCTGAGCGACGCTCGCGTTGAGAAAGTGACCGACATTCTCAAAGAAGGCCAGGAAGTGGAAGTGCTGGTACTGGACGTGGACAACCGCGGCCGTATCAAGCTGTCCATCAAGGACGTAGCAGCAGCCAAGGCTTCGGGCGTTTAA
- the truB gene encoding tRNA pseudouridine(55) synthase TruB, translating to MAQVKRIRRNVSGIILLDKPIGFTSNAALQKVRWLLNAEKAGHTGSLDPLATGVLPLCFGEATKFSQYLLDSDKGYETLMQLGKTTTTADAEGDVLQVRDVTVGRADIEAALPAFRGQISQIPPMYSALKRDGQPLYKLARAGEVVEREPRSVTIARLELLACEGDTARLAVDCSKGTYIRTLVEDIGEKLGCGAYVAELRRTQAGPFSLAQTVTLEELEAVHAEGGNEAVDRFLMPSDSGLLDWPLLHFSEHSAFYWLNGQPVRAPDAPKFGMVRVQDHNGRFIGIGEVSEDGRIAPRRLIRSE from the coding sequence GTGGCTCAGGTCAAACGTATCCGTCGCAACGTCAGCGGCATCATTCTGCTCGACAAGCCGATTGGCTTTACCTCCAATGCCGCGCTGCAGAAGGTCCGCTGGCTGCTCAACGCCGAGAAGGCCGGGCACACTGGCAGCCTCGATCCCCTGGCCACCGGCGTACTGCCGTTGTGCTTTGGCGAGGCCACCAAGTTCTCGCAATACCTGCTCGATTCCGACAAGGGTTATGAAACCTTGATGCAACTGGGCAAGACCACCACCACGGCCGACGCCGAGGGTGATGTCTTGCAGGTTCGCGATGTGACCGTTGGTCGTGCCGATATTGAAGCTGCCTTGCCCGCTTTCCGTGGGCAAATCAGCCAGATACCGCCGATGTACTCGGCTCTCAAGCGTGATGGGCAACCTCTTTACAAGCTGGCGCGTGCGGGTGAAGTGGTGGAGCGTGAACCGCGTTCTGTTACTATTGCCCGGCTGGAATTGCTTGCCTGTGAAGGTGACACTGCCCGACTGGCGGTGGACTGCAGCAAAGGCACCTATATCCGTACCCTGGTGGAAGATATCGGTGAAAAGCTCGGTTGCGGCGCGTACGTTGCAGAACTGCGACGCACCCAGGCCGGCCCTTTCAGCCTGGCCCAGACGGTCACGCTGGAAGAGTTGGAAGCGGTACACGCCGAAGGTGGCAACGAAGCGGTTGATCGCTTCCTGATGCCGTCGGACAGCGGGTTGCTGGATTGGCCATTACTGCACTTTTCGGAGCACAGCGCGTTTTATTGGCTCAACGGCCAACCGGTACGTGCCCCGGATGCACCGAAGTTCGGTATGGTGCGGGTACAGGATCATAACGGTCGCTTTATCGGTATCGGTGAAGTGAGCGAAGACGGGCGCATCGCGCCACGTCGACTGATTCGGTCAGAATGA
- a CDS encoding class I SAM-dependent rRNA methyltransferase, with product MSSLNQALRAALDHRQDLIGELHAQGTDCYRLFHGSQEGAGGLTIDRYGPQLLVQSFHNALESADLLALHQQVNQYMGLELLLVYNDRSRGNSRIDREDTVYRAEPAALDDLVGHEWGLNYRVRGRHAGQDPLLFLDLRNTRGWVKAHSTGKSVLNLFAYTCGVGLSAAAGGAREVCNLDFAEGNLAVGRENGLLNPQLPTMQFVQSDYFPAIRQLAGLPITQRRGQKLPSYPRLEQRQYDLVLLDPPAWAKSAFGTVDLLRDYQSLLKPALLATADNGVLICCNNLAKVSMEDWREQVLRCADKAGRPVREWEIMTPGADFPSQDQQPPLKTLILQL from the coding sequence ATGTCTTCCTTGAACCAGGCGCTGCGCGCCGCCCTCGATCATCGCCAAGACCTGATCGGCGAGTTGCACGCCCAGGGCACCGATTGCTACCGGCTGTTCCATGGCAGCCAGGAAGGCGCCGGCGGCCTGACCATCGATCGCTACGGCCCGCAATTGCTGGTACAGAGCTTCCACAACGCCCTGGAAAGCGCAGACCTGCTGGCCCTGCATCAGCAGGTCAACCAGTACATGGGCCTGGAACTGCTGCTGGTGTACAACGACCGCTCCCGTGGCAATTCGCGCATCGACCGCGAAGACACGGTCTACCGCGCCGAACCCGCGGCGCTGGACGATCTGGTTGGCCACGAATGGGGCCTCAATTACCGCGTGCGCGGGCGGCATGCGGGGCAAGACCCGCTGCTGTTCCTGGATCTGCGTAACACGCGGGGTTGGGTCAAGGCACACAGCACCGGCAAGAGCGTGCTGAACCTGTTCGCCTACACCTGCGGCGTGGGCCTGAGCGCCGCCGCCGGGGGCGCACGCGAGGTGTGCAACCTGGATTTTGCCGAGGGCAACCTGGCGGTCGGCCGCGAAAATGGCCTGCTGAACCCGCAGTTGCCGACCATGCAATTCGTGCAGTCCGACTACTTTCCGGCGATCCGCCAACTGGCGGGCCTGCCGATCACCCAGCGGCGCGGGCAAAAGCTGCCCAGTTATCCGCGCCTGGAACAGCGCCAATACGACTTGGTATTGCTCGACCCTCCAGCCTGGGCCAAGAGCGCGTTCGGCACCGTCGACCTGCTGCGCGACTACCAGAGCCTGCTCAAGCCGGCGCTGCTTGCCACCGCCGATAATGGCGTGCTGATCTGCTGCAACAACCTGGCGAAAGTCAGCATGGAGGACTGGCGTGAACAGGTACTGCGTTGTGCGGACAAGGCCGGGCGCCCCGTGCGCGAATGGGAAATCATGACGCCTGGTGCGGACTTTCCCTCACAGGATCAACAGCCTCCGTTGAAAACCCTGATACTTCAGCTGTAA
- a CDS encoding oxygenase MpaB family protein, whose product MEFIRSRIETQLLSLTGLALGQLDLENPKGDPGLFGPDSVSWQVHGDFSSMLIGGISALMLQALHPLALAGVWDHSNFRQDMLGRLRRTSQFISGTTFGSRKDAEWLIEKVRTIHLQVVGHAPDGRPYAASDPELLTWVHVAEVSNFLAAHLRYRNPHLSGLNQDRYYSEIALVAERLGALNVPRSRQDIADYMVRIRPQLLCDDRSREVLRLLLNAPSPSLLAKPFGSLMMQAGIDLLPDWASAMLQQPQSPLQRQMVRAGVKRSAPMLRWAMRNGSVQRAHRRMGLM is encoded by the coding sequence ATGGAATTTATCCGCAGCCGTATCGAAACCCAGTTGCTGAGCCTGACCGGCCTGGCGCTGGGCCAGCTGGACCTGGAAAACCCCAAGGGCGACCCGGGCCTGTTCGGGCCGGACTCGGTGAGCTGGCAAGTCCATGGTGATTTCAGCAGCATGCTCATTGGCGGCATCAGTGCCTTGATGCTGCAAGCCTTGCACCCATTGGCCCTGGCCGGTGTGTGGGACCATTCGAATTTTCGCCAGGACATGCTCGGGCGCTTGCGGCGTACCTCGCAGTTCATCTCCGGCACCACCTTCGGCTCGCGCAAAGACGCCGAATGGCTGATCGAAAAAGTGCGCACCATTCACCTGCAGGTGGTGGGGCACGCGCCAGACGGGCGGCCTTATGCGGCCAGCGATCCGGAACTGCTGACCTGGGTGCATGTGGCGGAAGTCAGTAACTTCCTGGCCGCGCACTTGCGCTACCGTAACCCGCATCTTTCGGGCCTGAACCAGGACCGCTACTACAGTGAAATTGCCTTGGTGGCGGAACGCCTGGGCGCGCTGAATGTTCCGCGCTCCCGCCAGGACATTGCGGATTACATGGTCCGCATCCGCCCGCAATTGCTGTGCGACGACCGCAGCCGCGAAGTGCTGCGTTTGCTGCTCAACGCGCCCTCCCCCAGCCTGCTGGCCAAACCCTTCGGCAGCTTGATGATGCAGGCCGGGATCGACCTGCTGCCGGACTGGGCCAGCGCCATGCTCCAGCAACCCCAGAGCCCGCTGCAGCGCCAGATGGTCCGCGCCGGGGTCAAGCGCAGTGCGCCAATGTTGCGTTGGGCGATGCGCAACGGTTCGGTGCAACGCGCCCATCGGCGGATGGGGTTGATGTAG
- a CDS encoding DUF748 domain-containing protein yields the protein MPKGLIRAAGALLTALALYSLLGFLILPGIALRIANQQLADYATVPARIERIELNPFSLEVTAWGLKIGEPGKEQVGFERLYANLQIDSLWTRALHLADVQLDKPKTELLFNKSGQLNLAQLFKLPPSEPTPADPDAKPFPLRIDSIKLAGGYVHFQDLRPSEPIEFLYDTLDFELKNLSTLPEDNADMTLVAAGPDGGQIDWKGNFSLVPITSEGTLKVTDGKMKAWWPYVRDALPLVLEDGVLNFSTEYKFSLAQETELKLTNTAASIAPFAMKAPDGRPLVRLERLDVSETTVDLAKQQVIVGKIRSSKLETWAALEADGQLDWQKLFASQPTKPAKAPEPATAPATADSPKAEPAAPGKPWQVLLKDVQLRNYQVHLADRQAKPAVALELGPLNVDVQNFDSLNQSPFSLKVDTGLGKQGKLQATGAVSLNPVSAKLNVNTQDIDLRVAQPYISPFIRLELRSGMLGSNLDVDLKSTDPLKLQITGRAQVDQLHTLDTLKTRDFVKWQRLMLEGVNYQHGDSLSIDKVNLLQPYARFMINDDRTTNVDDLLIPQPADKGAKPANNEKPLGIRIGQIAINDGSANFADFSLTPNFATAIQQLNGQIGTIDSRQAKPASVDIKGKVDRYAPVTIKGSVNPFDPMAALDIATSFKRVELTTLTPYSGKFAGFRIRKGRLNLDLHYVITKGQLKAENKVVVEQLQLGEKVDSDDAVDLPIRLAVALLKDTNGKITIELPVTGDLNNPQFSVMPIVWQTLRNLVLRAATAPFKFIGGLVTGGGSEDLGNVSFAAGSSELNKDAEGALNTLAKALKERPTLRLEIEGTAAASSDGPFLAAQRLEREYQYNYYKILQRRGDKVPAQASLLVVPEKEKAPLLEGIYRTRLKQQPPAEWKDLSNDERSAKLRDGVIKFWSASDVLLRQLGQDRAGTIKDYLVDKGQLEDDRVYFIDAQLGQAEKDGRVVTPMHLDAE from the coding sequence ATGCCCAAAGGATTGATCCGCGCCGCTGGCGCGTTGTTGACTGCCCTTGCCCTGTACAGCTTGCTGGGCTTTTTGATTCTCCCCGGTATCGCGCTTCGGATTGCCAACCAGCAACTGGCCGATTACGCCACGGTACCGGCACGGATCGAGCGGATCGAGCTCAACCCGTTCAGCCTGGAAGTGACAGCATGGGGGTTGAAAATCGGTGAGCCCGGCAAGGAACAGGTGGGTTTCGAGCGCCTCTACGCCAACCTGCAGATCGACAGCCTCTGGACCCGCGCCCTGCATCTGGCTGACGTGCAATTGGACAAGCCCAAGACCGAGCTGCTGTTCAACAAATCCGGCCAGTTGAACCTGGCGCAGCTGTTCAAGCTGCCACCCAGCGAGCCAACCCCGGCCGATCCTGATGCCAAGCCGTTTCCGTTGCGTATAGACAGCATCAAACTGGCCGGCGGTTATGTGCACTTCCAGGACTTGCGCCCCAGCGAGCCTATCGAATTCCTTTATGACACCCTCGACTTCGAACTGAAGAACCTCAGTACCCTGCCGGAAGACAATGCCGACATGACGCTGGTGGCAGCCGGGCCTGATGGCGGGCAGATCGACTGGAAAGGCAACTTCAGCCTGGTGCCTATCACCTCCGAAGGCACCTTGAAGGTCACCGATGGCAAGATGAAAGCCTGGTGGCCCTATGTACGCGACGCGCTGCCCTTGGTGCTGGAAGACGGCGTGCTCAACTTCAGCACCGAATATAAGTTCAGCCTGGCCCAGGAGACCGAGCTGAAACTGACCAACACCGCCGCCAGCATTGCGCCCTTTGCCATGAAGGCACCGGACGGTCGTCCATTGGTGCGCCTGGAGCGCCTGGATGTCAGCGAGACCACAGTGGACCTGGCCAAGCAGCAGGTGATAGTCGGCAAGATCCGCAGCAGCAAACTGGAAACCTGGGCGGCCCTTGAGGCCGACGGCCAACTGGATTGGCAAAAACTGTTCGCCAGCCAACCTACCAAACCCGCCAAGGCGCCGGAACCCGCCACTGCGCCGGCCACTGCCGACTCGCCTAAAGCTGAACCCGCCGCACCAGGCAAGCCCTGGCAAGTACTCCTCAAGGATGTGCAACTGCGTAACTATCAGGTGCACCTGGCAGACCGTCAGGCCAAGCCTGCGGTCGCGCTGGAACTGGGCCCGTTGAATGTCGATGTGCAGAACTTCGATAGCCTCAACCAGAGCCCGTTCAGCTTGAAGGTCGACACGGGCCTGGGCAAGCAAGGCAAGCTTCAGGCGACCGGCGCGGTCAGCCTCAATCCGGTCAGCGCCAAGCTGAACGTGAATACCCAGGACATCGACCTGCGGGTTGCGCAGCCCTATATCAGCCCGTTCATCCGCCTGGAACTGCGCAGCGGCATGCTCGGTAGCAATCTCGACGTCGACTTGAAAAGCACTGATCCCTTGAAGCTGCAGATCACGGGACGGGCGCAGGTCGACCAGTTGCATACGCTGGACACCCTCAAGACCCGCGACTTCGTCAAATGGCAGCGACTGATGCTCGAAGGCGTTAACTACCAGCACGGCGATAGCCTGTCGATCGACAAGGTCAACCTGCTGCAGCCCTATGCGCGCTTCATGATCAACGATGACCGCACCACCAACGTTGACGACCTGTTGATCCCGCAACCGGCCGACAAAGGCGCCAAGCCCGCCAACAACGAAAAGCCTTTGGGCATCCGTATCGGGCAGATTGCGATCAACGACGGTTCGGCCAACTTTGCCGACTTCAGCCTTACACCAAACTTCGCCACCGCCATTCAACAGCTCAACGGGCAGATCGGCACGATTGACAGCCGCCAGGCCAAACCGGCCAGCGTCGATATCAAGGGTAAAGTTGATCGCTATGCGCCGGTTACCATCAAAGGCAGCGTGAACCCGTTTGATCCCATGGCGGCGCTGGACATTGCCACCAGTTTCAAACGTGTCGAACTGACCACCCTGACCCCCTATTCCGGCAAGTTTGCCGGGTTCCGTATCCGCAAGGGGCGTCTGAACCTCGACCTGCACTATGTGATTACCAAGGGCCAGTTGAAGGCCGAAAACAAAGTGGTGGTCGAGCAATTGCAGCTGGGCGAGAAAGTCGACAGTGACGATGCGGTGGACCTTCCAATTCGCCTGGCGGTCGCGCTGCTCAAGGATACAAATGGCAAGATCACCATCGAATTGCCGGTGACAGGCGATCTGAACAACCCGCAATTCAGCGTGATGCCGATTGTTTGGCAGACCCTGCGTAACCTGGTGCTGCGCGCGGCAACGGCACCCTTCAAGTTTATCGGCGGGCTGGTGACCGGCGGGGGCTCGGAAGACCTCGGTAATGTGTCGTTCGCCGCAGGATCCAGCGAGTTGAACAAGGACGCCGAGGGGGCCTTGAATACCCTGGCCAAGGCCCTGAAAGAACGGCCTACCCTGCGCCTGGAAATCGAAGGCACCGCGGCCGCCAGCAGCGATGGCCCGTTCCTCGCTGCACAGCGACTGGAACGTGAATACCAATACAACTACTACAAGATCCTCCAGCGACGTGGCGACAAGGTGCCCGCCCAGGCTTCGCTGCTTGTCGTACCCGAAAAAGAAAAGGCGCCCTTGCTCGAAGGCATCTACCGCACCCGCCTGAAACAACAACCGCCGGCCGAATGGAAGGACCTGAGCAACGACGAACGCAGTGCGAAGCTTCGTGACGGCGTGATCAAGTTCTGGAGCGCCAGTGATGTGTTACTGCGCCAACTGGGTCAGGACCGCGCAGGCACCATCAAGGACTACCTGGTGGACAAAGGCCAGTTGGAAGATGATCGGGTGTACTTCATTGATGCGCAGTTGGGGCAGGCTGAAAAAGACGGTCGGGTGGTCACGCCGATGCATCTGGATGCCGAATAA